From the Streptomyces pluripotens genome, one window contains:
- a CDS encoding HAD-IC family P-type ATPase, protein MSHIDAGADLGSVHPGTPPGTPPAGLTRAEVAERVARGQVNDVPVRSSRSLSEIVRANVFTRFNAIIGVLWLIMLAVAPIQDSLFGFVIIANTGIGIVQEWRAKQTLDSLAVIGEARPTVRRDGVATEVATHEIVLDDLIEIGPGDKIVVDGVCAEADGLEVDESLLTGEADPVVKHPGDQVMSGSFVVAGGGAFTAARVGREAYAAQLAEEASRFTLVHSELRTGISTILKYVTWMMVPAAIGLIITQLVVKNNEFKGSVARTVGGIVPMVPEGLVLLTSVAFAIGVIRLGRKQCLVQELPAIEGLARVDTVCLDKTGTLTEGGMDVTGLRLLDGADESYVRKVLGALGESDPRPNASLQAIIDAYPDNDDWRCVESLPFSSARKYSGAVFSEGDGEDSTWLLGAPDVLLDSGTPALVETERLNEQGLRVLLLARASRDLDDPEPAEAARPTALVVLEQRLRPDAADTLRYFADQHVRAKVISGDNAVSVGAVAAKLGLQGKAVDARRLPADRARMAEALDEGTVFGRVTPRQKRDMVGALQSRGHTVAMTGDGVNDVLALKDADIGVAMGSGSEATRAVAQIVLLNNSFAVLPSVVGEGRRVIGNITRVATLFLVKTVYSVLLALLVVFWQVEYPFLPRHLTLLSTLTIGVPAFFLALAPNKERARPHFVRQVMRYAIPGGVVAGSATFAVYLVARHYYTGSVQLEAETSAATLTLFLISMWVLAIIARPYTWWRVTLVATMGAAFLVVLVVPALQSFFALKLVGVAMPWTAVAVAVVAAATLEYLWKWVGHRFPE, encoded by the coding sequence ATGTCGCACATCGACGCGGGCGCCGACCTCGGCTCTGTGCACCCGGGAACCCCACCCGGAACCCCACCGGCCGGACTGACCCGGGCCGAAGTCGCGGAACGTGTCGCGCGCGGCCAGGTCAATGACGTTCCGGTGCGCAGCAGCCGGTCCCTGAGCGAGATCGTCCGCGCCAACGTCTTCACCCGGTTCAACGCGATCATCGGCGTGCTCTGGCTGATCATGCTGGCCGTGGCACCGATCCAGGACAGCCTTTTCGGCTTCGTGATCATCGCCAACACCGGCATCGGCATCGTCCAGGAGTGGCGCGCCAAGCAGACTCTCGACTCGCTCGCGGTGATCGGGGAGGCCCGGCCCACCGTGCGGCGCGACGGTGTCGCAACCGAGGTGGCCACCCATGAGATCGTTCTCGACGACCTCATAGAGATCGGCCCGGGTGACAAGATCGTGGTCGACGGGGTCTGCGCGGAGGCAGACGGCCTCGAGGTCGACGAATCGCTGCTCACCGGCGAGGCCGACCCCGTCGTCAAACACCCCGGCGACCAGGTCATGTCCGGCAGCTTCGTGGTCGCCGGCGGTGGTGCGTTCACCGCCGCCCGGGTGGGCCGCGAGGCCTACGCTGCCCAGCTCGCCGAGGAAGCCTCACGCTTCACCCTCGTCCACTCCGAACTGCGCACCGGCATCTCCACGATCCTGAAGTACGTCACCTGGATGATGGTCCCGGCCGCGATCGGACTGATCATCACCCAGCTCGTGGTGAAGAACAACGAGTTCAAGGGTTCCGTGGCCCGCACGGTTGGCGGCATCGTCCCGATGGTCCCGGAAGGGCTGGTGCTCCTCACCTCCGTCGCCTTCGCGATCGGCGTGATCCGACTGGGCCGCAAACAGTGCCTGGTGCAGGAACTGCCGGCGATCGAGGGGCTGGCCCGCGTCGACACCGTCTGCCTGGACAAGACCGGCACGCTCACCGAGGGCGGCATGGACGTCACCGGCCTGCGGCTGCTGGACGGGGCCGACGAGTCGTACGTGCGCAAGGTGCTCGGCGCCCTCGGCGAGTCCGACCCACGCCCCAACGCCTCCCTCCAGGCGATCATCGACGCCTACCCCGACAACGACGACTGGCGCTGCGTCGAGTCGCTCCCCTTCTCCTCCGCCCGCAAGTACAGCGGAGCCGTCTTCAGCGAGGGCGACGGAGAAGACAGCACCTGGCTGCTGGGCGCCCCCGATGTCCTCCTCGACTCCGGCACCCCGGCCCTGGTCGAGACCGAGCGCCTCAACGAGCAGGGGCTGCGGGTCCTGCTGCTGGCCCGCGCAAGCCGTGACCTGGATGACCCGGAACCAGCCGAGGCCGCCCGTCCCACCGCCCTCGTCGTCCTCGAACAGCGGCTGCGGCCGGACGCTGCCGACACCCTGCGCTACTTCGCGGACCAGCACGTGCGCGCGAAGGTCATCTCCGGCGACAACGCGGTGTCGGTCGGGGCGGTGGCCGCCAAGCTGGGTCTTCAGGGCAAGGCGGTGGACGCGCGGCGGCTGCCCGCCGACCGTGCCCGGATGGCCGAGGCGCTGGACGAGGGAACCGTGTTCGGGCGGGTCACCCCGCGGCAGAAGCGGGACATGGTCGGTGCGCTGCAGTCACGCGGGCACACGGTCGCGATGACGGGCGACGGCGTGAACGACGTGCTCGCGCTCAAGGACGCCGACATCGGCGTGGCCATGGGATCCGGTTCGGAGGCGACCCGTGCGGTGGCGCAGATCGTTCTGCTGAACAACAGCTTCGCAGTCCTGCCGTCGGTGGTCGGAGAGGGCCGCCGGGTGATCGGCAACATCACCCGCGTGGCGACCCTCTTCCTGGTCAAGACCGTCTACTCGGTGCTGCTGGCGCTCCTGGTCGTGTTCTGGCAGGTCGAATACCCGTTCCTGCCGCGGCACCTGACCCTGCTCTCCACACTCACCATCGGCGTACCGGCCTTCTTCCTGGCCCTGGCACCCAACAAGGAGCGGGCCAGACCCCACTTCGTGCGTCAGGTGATGCGGTACGCCATCCCGGGCGGTGTGGTGGCCGGATCGGCGACCTTCGCGGTGTACCTGGTCGCCCGCCACTACTACACGGGCTCGGTCCAGCTGGAGGCGGAGACCAGCGCGGCCACGCTGACGCTGTTCCTGATCTCCATGTGGGTCCTGGCGATCATCGCCCGCCCCTACACCTGGTGGCGGGTGACCTTGGTGGCCACGATGGGCGCGGCGTTCCTCGTCGTCCTGGTCGTGCCCGCCCTGCAGAGCTTCTTCGCGCTCAAACTGGTCGGCGTCGCGATGCCCTGGACGGCGGTGGCCGTGGCGGTGGTGGCGGCGGCAACCCTGGAGTACCTGTGGAAGTGGGTCGGCCACCGTTTCCCGGAGTGA
- a CDS encoding NCS2 family permease → MSTSAPAKAPTPEKPSRGPAYGLLDRHFRISERDSSVAREVRGGFATFFAMAYIIVLNPIILGNAKDMYGHHLDNGQLVTATALTAAFTTLLMGVIGNVPIALAAGLGVNSVVALQLAPRMSWPDAMGMVVLAGFVVMLLVATGLRERVMNAVPYGLRKAISIGIGLFIMLIGLVDSGFVSRIPDKAETTVPLQLGAGGHLTGWPVLIFILGALLTFVLIVRKVPGAILISIVGMTLLAVIANSVAHIPGWGLTVPKWPGNPVASPDFGLVGHVSLFGGFSKVGVLTGVLFVFTVLLSCFFDAMGTIMGVSDEAKLTDAEGHVPGINKVLFIDGLAVAAGGASSSSATTAFVESTAGVGEGARTGLANVVTGGLFAAALFLTPVATMVPSQAATPALVAVGFLILSSSVKEIDWADHTIAVPAFVTMLMMPFTYSITNGIGMGFITFTILRLAVGRAREIPVAMYVVSAVFAFYYLMPALGLT, encoded by the coding sequence ATGTCCACCTCGGCTCCCGCCAAGGCCCCCACCCCCGAGAAGCCGAGCCGTGGGCCCGCCTACGGCCTGCTCGACCGCCACTTCAGGATCTCCGAACGCGACAGCTCCGTCGCCCGGGAAGTCCGGGGCGGTTTCGCCACCTTCTTCGCGATGGCCTACATCATCGTGCTGAACCCGATCATCCTCGGGAACGCGAAGGACATGTACGGGCACCACCTGGACAACGGGCAGCTGGTGACGGCGACCGCGCTGACGGCCGCGTTCACCACGCTGCTGATGGGCGTCATCGGCAACGTGCCGATCGCGCTCGCCGCCGGCCTGGGCGTCAACTCGGTCGTCGCGCTCCAGTTGGCGCCCCGCATGTCCTGGCCGGACGCCATGGGCATGGTGGTGCTGGCCGGTTTCGTGGTGATGCTGCTGGTCGCCACGGGGCTGCGCGAGCGCGTGATGAACGCCGTGCCGTACGGCCTGCGCAAGGCGATCTCGATCGGTATCGGCCTGTTCATCATGCTGATCGGCCTCGTCGACTCCGGTTTCGTCAGTCGTATCCCGGACAAGGCCGAGACCACCGTCCCGCTGCAGCTCGGCGCCGGCGGTCACCTCACCGGCTGGCCGGTGCTGATCTTCATCCTGGGCGCGCTGCTCACCTTCGTGCTGATCGTCCGAAAAGTGCCGGGCGCGATCCTCATCTCGATCGTCGGCATGACCCTGCTCGCGGTGATCGCGAACTCGGTCGCCCACATCCCCGGCTGGGGCCTGACGGTGCCCAAGTGGCCGGGCAATCCGGTCGCCTCGCCCGACTTCGGCCTGGTCGGCCACGTCAGCCTCTTCGGTGGCTTCTCCAAGGTCGGCGTGCTGACCGGCGTCCTCTTCGTCTTCACGGTCCTGCTGTCGTGCTTCTTCGACGCGATGGGCACGATCATGGGCGTGAGCGACGAGGCCAAGCTGACCGACGCGGAGGGCCACGTGCCGGGCATCAACAAGGTGCTCTTCATCGACGGCCTCGCCGTCGCGGCGGGCGGTGCCAGCTCCTCCTCGGCCACTACCGCCTTCGTGGAGTCCACGGCGGGTGTCGGCGAGGGTGCCCGCACGGGCCTCGCGAACGTCGTCACGGGCGGCCTCTTCGCGGCAGCCCTCTTCCTCACCCCGGTGGCCACGATGGTCCCGTCCCAGGCGGCGACCCCGGCCCTGGTCGCGGTCGGCTTCCTGATCCTGTCCAGCTCGGTCAAGGAGATCGACTGGGCCGACCACACCATCGCGGTCCCGGCCTTCGTGACCATGCTGATGATGCCGTTCACCTACTCGATCACCAACGGCATCGGCATGGGCTTCATCACCTTCACGATCCTGCGCCTGGCCGTCGGGCGGGCCAGGGAGATCCCGGTCGCGATGTACGTCGTCTCGGCGGTCTTCGCCTTCTACTACCTGATGCCGGCGCTGGGGCTGACCTGA
- a CDS encoding DUF2530 domain-containing protein → MAKWTPKHEAPEPLEGPVVATITGGTIVWFILFLVQLPFYGWYRDHGHLQWLWTCLAGGGLGLIGIWYVRKRDAALKRAATLDPAPVE, encoded by the coding sequence ATGGCTAAGTGGACCCCCAAGCACGAGGCGCCGGAGCCCCTGGAGGGCCCCGTGGTCGCCACCATCACCGGCGGCACCATCGTGTGGTTCATCCTCTTCCTGGTGCAGCTCCCGTTCTACGGCTGGTACCGCGATCACGGGCACCTGCAGTGGCTGTGGACCTGCCTGGCCGGGGGCGGACTGGGACTCATCGGCATCTGGTACGTGCGCAAGCGCGACGCCGCGCTGAAGCGGGCGGCCACACTGGACCCGGCGCCGGTCGAATAG
- a CDS encoding Ig-like domain repeat protein, producing MSEHQHARFRRARSLLAALAVCTATLATGAPAAHAVELGEPSDVAVKLPSSTYSRMLVDQARQRVYVTTGALNATVHELLVYDFDGTLLHTVKTDALVDPGAMMLSADGKILYVGVANGILIFNPDDFAYIGGGWLRSDFFKGRCAGDIVATGSTLRFTRMTSQSAPTDCTTEPQALYSGALTGGSYSESISGEVDPKVAVSPAGDKVVEAYAFPSSGSKLAVGVWNATTSTLSRSAVHGFAGPDDPTTVPRDVAVSPDGALALVAAGASGTKTLSTNDLSEVTPGYGPLPDGTSSTAVAFSPDGTLLARGGAVDGTAADLLVQSADPAQGDAPREYAFTDGTSGGDRVADRGLAFSADGSRLFAMTTNAAGDAYWLHVISNPDGRYHSSFDTPLTVQPGTPYAGQAVQISGRLQLNGPAPSTPVQVTAVRHDSAGDHVVPSATVGSDGTFTLEDTPAVTGQATYTVSFAGDSAHDPAQDATLAVDVAKAPTDLALDTPTKATTSGVEIHGTLTTPGAALPAGTTLNVLRATKKGVIDLPAVTVGSDGSFTVDDVPPAKGSTLYSVSYGGDALHEASADWVIVDVTK from the coding sequence TTGTCTGAGCACCAGCATGCCCGCTTCCGGCGGGCCCGCAGTCTGCTCGCCGCACTGGCGGTCTGCACCGCCACGCTCGCCACCGGCGCACCGGCCGCGCACGCGGTCGAGCTGGGCGAACCGTCCGACGTCGCCGTCAAACTGCCGTCCAGCACGTACTCGCGCATGCTGGTCGACCAGGCCCGCCAGCGTGTCTACGTGACCACGGGCGCGCTCAACGCGACCGTGCACGAACTGCTGGTGTACGACTTCGACGGCACCTTGCTGCACACCGTCAAGACCGACGCCCTCGTCGACCCGGGCGCGATGATGCTCTCCGCGGACGGCAAGATCCTTTACGTCGGCGTGGCCAACGGGATCCTGATCTTCAATCCCGACGACTTCGCCTACATCGGTGGCGGATGGTTGCGCAGCGACTTCTTCAAGGGCAGGTGCGCCGGCGACATCGTGGCGACCGGTAGCACGCTCAGGTTCACCCGGATGACCAGTCAGTCGGCCCCGACGGACTGCACTACCGAGCCTCAGGCGCTCTACAGCGGGGCTCTGACAGGCGGCAGCTACTCGGAGAGCATCTCGGGCGAAGTCGACCCGAAGGTCGCCGTCTCGCCCGCCGGCGACAAGGTCGTCGAGGCGTACGCCTTCCCCAGCTCCGGGTCCAAGCTGGCCGTCGGCGTGTGGAACGCGACCACGTCGACCCTCAGCCGGTCGGCCGTGCACGGGTTCGCCGGCCCGGACGACCCGACGACGGTGCCGCGGGACGTGGCGGTGAGCCCCGACGGTGCCCTCGCCCTGGTCGCGGCCGGGGCGTCGGGTACCAAGACGCTCTCCACCAACGACCTGAGCGAAGTGACGCCCGGATACGGGCCGCTGCCCGACGGCACCAGCTCGACGGCGGTCGCCTTCAGCCCGGACGGCACGCTCCTTGCGCGCGGCGGCGCGGTCGACGGCACCGCGGCCGACCTCCTGGTCCAGAGTGCCGATCCCGCCCAGGGCGACGCGCCCCGGGAGTACGCCTTCACTGACGGGACGAGCGGCGGCGACCGCGTGGCCGACCGCGGACTGGCCTTCAGCGCCGACGGCTCCCGGCTGTTCGCCATGACCACCAACGCCGCCGGGGACGCGTACTGGCTCCACGTCATCAGCAACCCCGACGGGCGCTACCACTCCTCCTTCGACACCCCGCTGACCGTGCAGCCCGGCACCCCCTACGCCGGCCAGGCCGTGCAGATCTCCGGGCGGCTGCAGCTGAACGGCCCCGCGCCCAGCACGCCCGTACAAGTGACCGCGGTGCGGCACGACTCGGCCGGCGACCACGTGGTGCCGTCGGCCACCGTCGGCTCGGACGGCACGTTCACCCTGGAGGACACCCCGGCCGTCACCGGGCAGGCCACCTACACCGTCTCCTTCGCGGGCGACTCCGCGCACGACCCCGCCCAGGACGCCACGCTCGCCGTGGATGTGGCCAAGGCGCCCACCGACCTGGCGCTCGACACGCCCACCAAGGCGACCACGTCGGGTGTGGAGATCCACGGCACCCTGACCACGCCGGGGGCCGCGCTGCCGGCCGGTACCACCCTCAACGTGCTCAGGGCGACGAAGAAGGGCGTCATCGACCTGCCCGCCGTCACCGTCGGCTCCGACGGCTCCTTCACGGTGGACGACGTGCCCCCCGCCAAGGGCAGCACCCTCTACAGCGTCTCCTACGGCGGAGACGCGCTGCACGAGGCGTCAGCGGACTGGGTGATCGTCGACGTCACCAAGTGA
- the thpR gene encoding RNA 2',3'-cyclic phosphodiesterase: MRLFAAVLPPDDVARELAKEVARLKRLPGAERLRWTSRPGWHFTLAFYGEVADELVPGLSERLERAARRSAPLRLALSGGGQFGRGKILWTGAQGDVKALRLLAGRAEAAARRAGVPMTEHRRYLAHLTLARGRDGADTRPCVAALADFTTRAWTVADLALVRSELPRSGVPGEQPRYETVARWVLGGSG; the protein is encoded by the coding sequence ATGAGACTCTTCGCCGCCGTCCTGCCCCCGGACGACGTCGCGCGTGAACTCGCCAAGGAAGTGGCCCGGTTGAAGCGGCTGCCCGGTGCCGAGAGGCTGCGCTGGACCAGCCGCCCCGGCTGGCACTTCACCCTCGCCTTCTACGGTGAGGTCGCCGATGAACTCGTACCCGGCCTGTCGGAACGCCTGGAGCGCGCGGCCCGCCGCTCCGCCCCGCTCCGGCTGGCCCTCTCCGGCGGCGGCCAGTTCGGGCGCGGCAAGATCCTCTGGACGGGTGCCCAGGGAGACGTGAAGGCGCTGCGGCTGCTGGCCGGCCGGGCGGAGGCGGCAGCCCGCAGGGCGGGCGTGCCGATGACGGAGCACCGCCGGTACCTGGCCCACCTGACGCTGGCGCGGGGCCGGGACGGAGCGGATACGCGACCCTGCGTGGCCGCCCTCGCGGACTTCACCACACGTGCCTGGACCGTGGCCGACCTGGCGCTGGTCCGCAGTGAGCTGCCGAGGTCCGGGGTGCCGGGCGAACAGCCGCGGTACGAGACGGTCGCCCGTTGGGTTCTCGGCGGGTCCGGTTAG
- a CDS encoding MarR family winged helix-turn-helix transcriptional regulator, with translation MPDLSHGDDAAAVNSLRSAVMRLSRRLKHQRVDESLSPTEMSVLGTLARCGTATPGELARKEHVQPPSMTRIVAMLEAKGLVRLEPHPEDRRQKVVTQTEQAEAMLDESRRKRNAFLAGLVEDLDDEEWARLRAAAPVLEKLAHL, from the coding sequence ATGCCGGACCTTAGCCATGGTGACGACGCTGCCGCCGTGAACTCCCTCCGCTCAGCCGTGATGCGGCTGTCCCGTCGGCTCAAGCACCAGCGGGTGGATGAGTCACTGAGCCCCACCGAGATGTCGGTGCTCGGCACCCTCGCCCGATGTGGCACCGCCACCCCGGGCGAACTGGCCCGCAAGGAACACGTCCAGCCCCCGTCGATGACCCGGATCGTCGCGATGCTCGAAGCCAAGGGGCTGGTCCGGTTGGAGCCGCACCCCGAGGACCGGCGCCAGAAGGTCGTCACCCAGACCGAGCAGGCCGAAGCCATGCTCGACGAGAGCCGCCGCAAGCGCAACGCGTTCCTGGCAGGGCTCGTGGAGGACCTCGACGACGAGGAATGGGCCAGACTGCGCGCCGCCGCCCCCGTGCTGGAGAAGCTCGCACATCTGTAA
- a CDS encoding ribbon-helix-helix protein, CopG family produces MGTSVLSLRIDGELLERLRHRAAKRGMSVQDYVVRTLTRDDFDERFQTAVEETEKFYGVT; encoded by the coding sequence ATGGGGACCAGTGTGCTCAGCCTGCGGATAGACGGGGAGCTGCTCGAAAGGCTCCGGCATCGTGCGGCGAAGAGAGGAATGAGCGTGCAGGACTATGTGGTCCGCACGCTCACCCGGGACGACTTCGACGAACGGTTCCAGACCGCTGTCGAGGAGACGGAGAAGTTCTACGGGGTCACCTGA
- a CDS encoding MFS transporter, with amino-acid sequence MSTGSGTPSAPAPATATTNPATARASRTSSMFSSLKIRNYRLFFIGQVVSNTGTWMQRIAQDWLVLSLTGSSAAVGITTALQFLPMLLFGLYGGVLVDRLPKRPTLLVTQSAMAVTGLTLAFLTLSGHVQVWHVYLAAFAVGLATVVDNPARQSFVSEMVGPEQLQNAVSLNSANFQSARLVGPAVAGLMITGVGTGWAFLANGLSFAAPIAGLLLMHARELHVVERAPRGKGQLREGLHYVAGRPELIWPIILVGFIGTFGFNFPVWLSAYADDVFHSGAGAYSLFNTLMAVGSLGGALLAARRGTARLRVLIAAALAFGTLEVLASAVPQYWLFTLLMIPIGVCGLTVNVTANTAVQMATDPAMRGRVMALFMMVFVGGTPLGAPVVGWITDTYGARIGFAFGGAVSAVAAAAIGLVLARVGGLRLAVGWHHGHPRVRFVPRKPRRHLATAS; translated from the coding sequence TTGAGTACGGGATCCGGAACACCTTCCGCCCCCGCACCGGCCACCGCTACCACCAACCCCGCCACCGCACGTGCCTCGCGCACGTCCTCGATGTTCAGCTCCCTGAAGATCCGGAACTACCGCCTGTTCTTCATCGGCCAGGTGGTCTCCAACACGGGCACCTGGATGCAGCGCATCGCCCAGGACTGGCTCGTCCTCAGCCTCACCGGCTCCTCCGCGGCCGTCGGCATCACGACGGCCCTGCAGTTCCTGCCGATGCTCCTCTTCGGCCTCTACGGCGGCGTCCTCGTGGACCGCCTGCCCAAGCGCCCCACCCTCCTGGTCACCCAGTCCGCCATGGCCGTGACCGGCCTCACCCTCGCGTTCCTGACCCTCTCCGGTCACGTCCAGGTCTGGCACGTCTACCTCGCCGCCTTCGCCGTCGGCCTCGCCACGGTGGTCGACAACCCGGCCCGCCAGTCCTTCGTCTCTGAGATGGTCGGCCCCGAGCAGCTGCAGAACGCGGTCAGCCTCAACTCCGCGAACTTCCAGTCCGCCCGCCTGGTCGGGCCCGCCGTCGCCGGCCTCATGATCACCGGCGTGGGGACCGGCTGGGCGTTCCTCGCCAACGGGCTGTCCTTCGCCGCGCCCATCGCGGGCCTGCTCCTGATGCATGCACGCGAGCTCCACGTGGTCGAGCGCGCGCCCCGGGGGAAGGGCCAGCTCCGGGAGGGCCTGCACTACGTCGCCGGCCGCCCCGAGCTGATCTGGCCGATCATCCTCGTGGGCTTCATCGGCACGTTCGGTTTCAACTTCCCGGTGTGGCTCTCGGCCTACGCGGACGACGTCTTCCACTCCGGTGCCGGCGCGTACAGCCTCTTCAACACCCTGATGGCCGTCGGCTCGCTGGGCGGTGCCCTGCTGGCCGCCCGGCGCGGCACGGCCCGGCTGCGCGTCCTGATCGCCGCCGCCCTGGCCTTCGGCACGCTGGAGGTCCTGGCTTCGGCGGTCCCACAGTACTGGTTGTTCACGCTGCTCATGATTCCGATCGGCGTCTGCGGCCTGACCGTGAACGTCACCGCGAACACCGCTGTGCAGATGGCCACCGACCCGGCCATGCGCGGTCGGGTGATGGCCCTGTTCATGATGGTGTTCGTCGGCGGTACCCCGCTGGGCGCACCGGTCGTCGGCTGGATCACCGACACCTACGGAGCCCGGATCGGCTTCGCGTTCGGCGGAGCGGTCTCGGCCGTCGCGGCCGCCGCCATCGGTCTCGTCCTGGCCCGCGTCGGGGGGCTGCGCCTGGCGGTGGGCTGGCACCACGGCCACCCACGGGTGCGGTTCGTGCCCCGCAAGCCCCGGCGGCACCTGGCGACCGCGTCGTAA